From Argopecten irradians isolate NY chromosome 3, Ai_NY, whole genome shotgun sequence:
taatacagcaatatgtaatgataaaaaTTTTGTGCCAATTTAAACTGTTACAGGATGCAGTCAAATCCTGTTcaataaacttttataatttcaaaagtCTGTTTTACAATTATTTGTTTCTAACCAAGCTTTATAAGAAACTTTTAAggaatatttcaaatattaatataatataatattaatttactAAATCTAACCTAGCTATTAAAATTACTTGACTTAGATTTgtatgaccttaaccttacatCTGTTTATCTTACctgttttaaagaaatattagGAAGACGTGACCTTGCCCTAATAACCTTGATCAAGGCCACGATTGGGATGAAGATGACTGAGGAGAATCCGATTAGGAAACCACAAGCTTCTGCCCATGCCGGGAAGATATAGAGATCATACTTTGTTGGTTTGAAGTCAGCCCAGGTAAATATCAGAATAAACTGCCAAAAAACATGACATATTATTACATACTAACAACATTACCTGGaaacaattacattgtatacagaaAGCTAAAAATAGACATAAATACCTTTGCTTTCACATATCACGAGATGGAACAGGATAGACATTTATGTGGGGAAGCTTTACCCCTTATCTCATCTCATTCCTGCACCCATTCCACACCTAAGTCCATCAATTACATAACTCCCCCACCTACTAGCCCCAATTTTCCATCAGTCCCCTCAAACCCAATCGTAGCCCTAACCCTGAGTCTGTCTCCTCTTACCCATTCCTAGCTCCAACCATCCCTCTGCCCTCTTTTACCCACTCCTAGCCCCAACCATCCCTCTGCCCCCTCTTACCCACTCCTGGCCCCAACCATCCCTCTGCCTCTAACCCTCCTGCCCCCCTCCCTCTGCCCCCTCTAACCCACTCCTGGCCCCACCTCTCTGCCCCATAACCCACTCCTGCCCCTGTCCTCTAACCTACTCCTGTCCCCTCTAACCCACTCCTCCTTCTGCCCCCTCTAACCCAATCCTAGCCCAACTCCTCTGTCCCCTCTAACCTAAACAACCTCCCTCTGCCCCCCTAACCTATCTAGCCCAACCCTCCTTCTCTATCTAGCCCTCTCTTTCCCTCTACCATTCTCAGCCTCCTGTCCCCTCTAACCCACTCCTGGCCCCAACCCTCCATCTGTCCCCTCTAACCCAATCCTAGCCCAAACCCTCCCTCTGTCCCCTCTAACCCAATCCTAGTCCTATACCTACCTCTGTCTCCTGTAACCTActactatttaaaaaatatttcctgTTTGATTGTACTTACCAGTAGAGCCAATGGAGCAATGTAGGCCCAGCTATACTTCCATATGTTGTGAGGTCTTTTTCCAATCATCTGCTCGATATCAGAGAGGAATCGGTCTGCCCCTGAAACACAGTGAAATcacatgaaaataaatacatatgatgaAATAGGTATACGTGCAATCACAACGGGCAAAGGAGACCTGATTGGTTCATCTTTTacatatgataaaatatgtacAATGGACTATAAAACTGAAATACAGTACTTCCATTTCAATAGTTAAACTTTCtcttttgaatttttgttaagtgtgaaaagttatttttttaactgtaaattaaagtgaacagtcgggcaaggatggctaaagtcggtaaaaatggtgtgaatgtatccagtataatttctaatgaaatagaaaaataaaatctctcaccaaaatctgtctgcgtacgaagaaattaatttaaagtataggaatcctaaaacgtccacccggctgactatgtccgtggttacatttccacgcagcctcgctttcaatgctttcaactttcctttactttaatggtcagaactgggaaacgtaagcagaacttggccgtcgtattaatatgtgagaacttttggacggctaatgaacgcatttagactggttttctttgcccgactattcactttaagctgAATCCAATACATGTACAACCTACCGTACACCCAGGCAATAGCAAAACATTCTGTTAGTCCCACGATGAGGAGAGAGTAGGTGGCAGCGTAATTATCAAAGAGTTGGAGCACGTACATCCCGCCCTGCAACAATAAGAGGACGCTAGCTGGTAACAATtgtaatgaattgtgataaagACACTCTACAGAAAGTAAGGTTTGGCTTttattgaaagaaattttgtgaAAATGCTGTAAATGTTAGGACAAGCACTATTGCTTATGCTAATCTATCGACTTTCCTCACTGAAAAGAGCAAGACAATAAGCAGTACATTCCCCATcctaaattaaatgttttgtcatGTTTCAGTCAGGACTTGAGGCTATACATCTTCTTGATAGCTTTGGACTTTAAAAGAAAAGCACACCATCTTACAGCATGTTTCACACTAGTAATACAGTAATAATAACAGAACCTCAGCCAAGGGAGATAAGTTCTACAGACATATGTAATACATTCATTGATGATACAACTATATGTACGTCACACCACAGTGCTGTCTCACATAATAGTCATTGATGATATATTGAAAACTCCTACTCAAACCATGTCACAGATAACTGGAACAGTTTATCAGCAACAGTTGTAATTGCCAAAAACCCTTTCAAATCGCATCTGAATACAGCCTGGAAACGATACCCTTCAAAATTCAGCCAAACATGCTATAATACAGGAACTATCTGAGTAGCCATACCAGTACAAACAGTAGTAGAAGAAGAAACGTCAATAGTTGTCACAGACTAAAGGTGTGATGTCAGCAACGGTGAGTTAATGTGAGTATATGAACGTCACACCACAGTGCTAGCTGTCTCACTGGCATTTTACACCTGTGTAGAATATAAAACCTTGACTTGAAGAATGGCGAATACTTTACCTCTGTACAGAACGGAAGACCAACCAGGAAACAACCCACAGATATTCCAAGGAGAAGTAGTATTCTACGTTTTCCACGTCGGAACATCCCAGGAAATTGATCCAGCAAGGTTGTGTGGACTGTTGTTACTGTAGCAATCTGTAAATTAGTATAAAAGGTTAACAATGATCAAGGTTATAGTATAAAAGAGTATGTCtatcaattttaacaatttcaaggtcacagtatAAATGAGAATCTCTATCAATTTcaacaatgtcaaggtcacagtaTAAATGAGAATCACTATCAATTTtaacaatgtcaaggtcacagtaTAAATAAGAATCACTATCAATTTTAACAAACATATAAAATAGAATCACTATCAATTTCAACAATGTATAAAGAAGGAAAtctatcaatttcaaaatttaactATGTTATAGCTAAAAGAAAAaactaaacatttttttaatgtcatattcaAAAGAAATCCTTATCATGAAGGCAGCAAGTTGAAAATTTAAagctgaaaatattattttcaacatacCTGAGTACCAAGCCCGAGTGTTATCAACATGGCGAAGAATAAAATGGACCAAAGCTGTGAGACAGGTAACTTGGTCACCACCTCTGGGTACACAACAAACGCCAGACCCGCACCTGTAATATAAAACTTTCCTCAAACAACAAACCCCAGACCCGCAcctgtaatataaaacattccTCAAACAACAAACGCCAGACCCGCAcctgtaatataaaacattccTCAAACAACAAACGCCAGACCCGCACCTGTAATATTAAACATTCCTCAAACAACAAACCCCAGACCcacacctgtaatataaaacattccTCAAACAACAAACACCAGACCCGCAcctgtaatataaaacattccTCAAACAACAAACGCCAGACCCGCAcctgtaatataaaacattccTCAAACAACAAATGCCAGACCCGCAcctgtaatataaaacattccTCAAACAACAAACACCAGACCCGCAcctgtaatataaaacattccTCAAACAACAAACGCCAGACCCGCAcctgtaatataaaacattccTCAAACAACAAACGCCAGACCCGCAcctgtaatataaaacattccTCAAACAACAAACACCAGACCCGCACCTCAGAATATAAAACATTCCTCAAACAACAAATTCGTCACAGACCCACACCTCAGAATATAAAACATTCCTCAAACAACAAACACCAGACCCGCAcctgtaatataaaacattccTCAAACAAACACCAGACCCGCacctgtaatataaaatattccTTAAACAACAAACGCCAGTCCCGCACCTGTAATATTTAACATTCCTCAAACAACACATTCCTCAGCGATCACAATATCTTAtcattatattacattaattgACTGATTCTCTGCATGAATTTTAGGAATGACTATAGAATTGACCATTGATATTTCTGACATCACTATTACGGAGCCTTGTAGAAGTCCTTACATCAGCTGCACAACcagaattttgaattttgttaatcctttcaatacattttaagaacttGCCTATGATATCACTGAAAATGCACTTGTGTCCAGTTCAAACTATTGCTCAATCAAAACTGTATTGATCGGAATATTTGATAAAACTAATTAAACAACACGAACCTTCACTTGCCACCTGGTCAATGGGCTGGTCCAACTCCTTGGCCATGTATCCAATGATAGAGAAGATCACCATTCCAGCAAACACACTGGTGACGGAGTCGAGGACGGACACAATCACGGCATCACTGTAATCATAGAGCTTGTTTAATCATTCGTAGTCATTTAAACCAAAACCTTACAGCTAACAATTATCTAGTAgaatcatatcatcatcaacTAGACTGGTATGTAATGCCTTGTAGTGGCTGCGGTTGCCtggtggttaagatgtcccgacatattaccacaggtCCTCCACCTGTGGGAttcaagtttgaatcccatgtggggcagttgccaggtactgaccactgggcGGTGGtatttctctgggtactctggctttccttcaccaacgaacctggcacatccttaaatgaccctggctgttaataggatgttaaactgaTAAAACCAAATACCGAGTAATGCCTTGTAAATAAATTTCTGGTGCTAGCCTGATCTTGTATAGGTATAACAGTACACTTACTACAGAGTGTTGTTGTGGAACTTATTGTAGCTGGCTAGTGTGATAAGACCACCCCAGCATGGAGACAGAGAGAAGAAGATTTGTACTGCAGCATCACCCCATACCTGTAACAgtttaaaattatgtaaaacatACCTGTATACCTGTAACAGTAGATTAACGTAGGTAAAACATTCTAAAGGAATGATATCCATTTGTCTGAGATGGAACCAAAAAAAAGATATGTATCATAATTTAAATACCAAACCATTTTAGGATGGTCCACCCCAAACAGAGCAAAAAATGATactcttcatttgaacaataactgatgtttaattgtgtatatatgtgtctaattaacacaaaaattcatatgaaatcatttattttggttttggtgtatgtgcaatcagtacttcatttcatataaggcatagtgccatggatttatTTGGGGCGCaatcaattaattttaatgattttatcgggatgcaattaattgattttaatacttttatcctgatgtaaaataagaagctcaaacttttcaatactaattttttttgagaaaaaataccatttgtttgcgattgagcatctttaacattttgCTGATAAAATAATCTAATAACAATTAAATTCAAGATTTTCTGATTTTCAAGTTCAAAAGGAAACTGTTTTATAGCTGAAGTATTGAGTTCACCAAATTTACTTATCATTTGTTCTTGTTGGTTTTTACATTGCACAGTAcacagagttacctacccttgcACTAAGTAGTTTATCCCACTGTGGGGTTAGATAGTAGACAATTCCATCGACAGATCCATCCAAAGTGAGGCTCCGTACCAGTAAAATCAGAAGTACGATGTAGGGGAAGAAAGCTGTGAAGTATACTGCCTGCAAAACAATTGTAAAGAGATAAAGTGTTAGAAATCATTCTGATATATCATTACTAATAAACTTCTTTTCAATACTGAATAACAATGCCTACATGATGTATGAATTTAAAAGGTTAAATGATTCAACAGTGATATATCAGTTGAACTAGAAATGTCCGCAGGATGCAAATACCTGTCTCTGTATGAAATCAGTATAGAATATTGGGTAACAGTATTGTGTGCATTTGGGCTTATGATGGGGAGTATACAGTCGATTGGAACTCCTTGGATGAATAACATGACCTTGGATGTAATAGTTGTAAGAATATGTAAGAAACTCAAACATTTTCATTGCCTTAAGCGTGTGTAAGAAAATGAACATATATTGAAATGTTGGAACTACTATAGACGTGTTTCAAGAAATGGAATGTAACCTTTTCTCCTTTGAGATGCACAACACAGAGCATGAACTGATGCCTTTTGAGGTGTAGTGTTCTCAGGGGCAACCATGTTGTTTATGAAATAGTCCTTTAAATTCAAAATAGATGCTCATCTTGATCATATTCAAGATCGATGTATGTCAGTTACATCCAAGAATTTCCGAACGCATTTTGagttaaatgtatatttatatcccCAATACAACCCTTATCCATACCTACCTTTCCGGAAGTTTTAATTCCTTTGGCGAGACAGAGGGCAACAAGAACCCAGGCCACTGCTAAACATCCAACCAGCTCCCACCTAATGGTGCCCATAGCATGTACGCCAGGTGTGATACCCAGGACACTCACACTGGAAGacataaaacattcaaatagAGACTTCTATTCCTTAATATACACAGGACACTCACACTGGAATACATAAAACATTCATATAGAGACTTCTAATCCTTAATATACACAGGACACTCACACTGGAATACATAAAAAACATTCATATAGAGACTTTTATATCTACCCAGGACACTCACACTCAAACATATAGACTGGAACACTATAAAACATTCATATAGAGACTTTAATTCCAGACTAAAATACAAACAGGACGACTCACACTggaatacatataaaacattcaTATAGAGACTTCATTCCTTAATATACACAGGAGCTCACACTGGAATACATTAAAACATTCATATAGACTTTTAATCCTTATATACACAGACACTCACACTGGAATACATTAAAACATTCATATAGAGACTTCTATTCCTTAATATACACAGGGCTCACACTGGAATACATTAAAACATTCATATAGAGACTTTTAATCCTTACTATACACAAGACACTCACACTGGAATACATAAAACATTCATATAGAGACTTCTAATCCTTAATATACACAGGACGCTCACACTGGAATACATAAAACATTCATATAGAGACTTCTAATCCTTAATATACACAGGACGCTCACACTggaatacataaaacatacatatagaGACTTCTAATCCTTAATATACACAGGACACTCACACTGGAATACATAAAACATTCATATAGAGACTTCTATTCCTTAATATAAAGAggactttgtttgtttgtttgattaattaacgccctatcaacagctatggtcatataaggacggcctcccatgtatgcggtgtgttgtatgtatgttgtgcgaggtgcgtgttatagaagactgcggtatattcatgttgtgtcttcttgtatagtggaactgttgcccattttatagtgctatatcactgaagcatgccgcccaagacaccaagcaacacaccccacccgatcacattatactgacaactggcgaaccagtcgtcccactccctgtatgctgagcgctaagaaggagcagaaactaccacttttatagactttggtgtgtctcggccaggggacagaacccagagccttcctcataaGGGCGAACGCTTAACTCCAAGGCCAAAAAAGAGGCGGTGCcaaaggaggcattaggaaacatgaAGTACATACAGAGGACACTCACACTGGAATATATCCTTAATATACACAGGACACTCACACTGGAATGCATAAAACATTCATTTAGAGACTTCAAATCCTCAATATACTTAAATCAAATATACACACTTGATAATCTATTTCAATATTGCAAGTGtgaccctggtcaatactagccgcaatatcttgcttggctagagagaacttTTCTTAAGCTCGATcagttgagcgtcagactagtaatccagaggcaGTGTTTCAATCTATTATAAATCCTGCACCttgttacattggcgcccatgtagggacctTGGGAATGATATTTCACAACACCTGcgaaggaatcgttgtgacccctATAAACTTGAAAACGAGTTGTTTCTTGGAGGGGAAATATGAAACCTTGGTCAATAACAGCCGCAATATACCGCTCAGCttgagagaacttctctttagctcattcggttgagcgtcagactagtagaGGTCCcagagttcgatccctggcagcaGCAGTGAttgaaattattataaattctGCACCCTTTTACACGAGCAGAGAGCTATTTCATTACATGTGTAGTGATCAATCAACAAATATTCCTCTAAATGTGGTCCTTTTCCATGTCTACTGCAATGAATATCAGAACCAGTTTTTACAGAAACCCATAATCACAGAAAAAttgtaatatatcaaaatttttaATGTCAATGACAATGAACACAGCATGTATTGAAGACCTCACATCATAAACTAGTGTATGTGAGCTATCTTTTCCCGCTCTCATCCcaaagagggtgaatgattatttttctcttacCCTATGTGAGCATGTGTAAAGATCTTGTGCagcttgtctttaccctggCATGAGATAGAATAATCTCAAACTGGTAAAATTGCAGATATCTCTGTCCTGGGTAAGAGAATATTTTTCTTCCATACTTAATATTTTCATAGTGTCAACTTCACAGGTGACTTGATGCATCAAAATTAATGGTGTCCTCGACAATAGTATCTGCATATATCAATGACATTGTCAAGCccatgtgagctgtcttttccctatcctGGTAAAAGATATCTTTTTCCCCTAATAACTGCGGGATAACCCcatcaagtatgggagaaaacgCTGTCAAGTATTGTTGTTGACTTACTGGAAGTACTCGTCACTGGGCGAACGGAGACTCTCTCCCTTGGTGAGATTAGAACATGACAGACTGTCCCTGAAGGTATCGTTCAACAATGACAGATTATAACACGCCCCATCACACCAGGATCTGCTCTGCTCAGCACACTTCTTCATCTCAAACCGGGCACCCTCACTGCAGGCTTAATATAAaggaattttaaatattaaaaataatgtgtGACAGGAGCAGAGAAAATGTAGTGGTTAGACTAGAGTTTAACCCCGGGATCGCCAAAATCTCTACCGATTGAGTTACTTGGTCACCAATAATCTACCAAATCCAATTCCACAAcgatatgtatacacatatcaAAATCTCAATATGATAACAATCAGTTAACATATGATAAGCATACATATCAATAATCAAACATGCATCTTAATCAGAATTTCACAGGTTCAGCATTATAATCCAGCTACGTGAATCACCTCTCTGATTCTAGTAATTTCACCACAGTATAagaagtaggtcaaggtcatccataTGAACAAAGACAGATTTACCTACCAGAGGTACTCCAATCTCCACACAGACTCCATGGCAGGATAGCAGCAAACGAGGCGAACAGGTAGTAAAGAGTATAGGCGATGATCATGTTGTAGtagatacagatatataccGACACAATGAACATGGCCCAGCCCACACCTGTAACATATGAACAAATAGATAGATATATTTaggggtcaaggtcatatgtgGACAGGTGTttagtttggtttgttttaaattccattaacagccagggtcatgtaaggatgtgtcaggtttgatggtggaggaaaaccaaattacccagagaaaaaccattgACCAACTGTCTGTACCAGTGGCAACTGCACCACATGGAATTTGAATTGCGACCCTCGATCAGGTGAATgtcttgtggtaatatgtcatcTTAACAATTCAGCCACCGCCACCCCCTTAAGGGTTTTTTTGGAAATAGGGTTTATATCTTTATTCTGACAGCCATGTTATTTTAATTCACtgtcacttttatttttatcaaatttaatgCCAATCTGGTAAAAATGCTTATGAAGGTCAACAAACTAGTAAGTAGTTTGAACTATTTGCTGTAAGGATATGTACTGATCGAGAGCCTAAAACCAGGTATCATGGCCAGAGTGTTTATCATCATATAACATTCATTAAACTTATCACACAGTGCTTCAGACTCCAAAGCTTGTTCACAGTACCTTTGTGTCTACTGTAAGTAGGAAGGTGTATTGGGTGTACTCCCTGTTTACAAGTGCACCAGGTTATGGGTTGGGCTTGTGTGGAGACATGTGTTACTCTAATAAAACTGTCCTATAGACTATAGATGCCAGGTTTTTGGCCTTTTGGTAGGCTTAAATTCTCATAGTAAGTGTGTCCCAAGACAAATTCACTAACTTGTTGCCCTAAGTAGATTCTTCATAGAAATTCATCTCATACATAATATCTCATGTTGCCCCCTCATTAGCCCCTTCCCATATATAAACCATTCCAACAGACTAATGTTGTCCCCTCATAGACCCCTCCTCATAAATAAACCATTCTAACCCCTCCTCTTATATATAAACCATTCTAACTGACTAATGTTGTACCCTCAAAGTCCCCTCCTCATATGTAAACCATTCCAACAGGCTAATGTTGCCCCCTCAAAGTCCCCTCCTCATATATAAACCATTCCAACAGGTTAATGTTGCCCCCCTCATAGACCCCTCCCCATATATAAACCATTCCAACAGGTTAATGTTGCCCCCTCATAGACCCCTCCTCATATATAAACCATTCCAACAGACTAATGTTGCCCCCTCATAGACCCCTCCTCATATATAAACCATTCCAACAGACTAATGTTGCCCCCTCATAGACCCCTCCTCATATATAAACCATTCCAACAGACTAATGTTGCCCCCTCATAGACCCCTCCTCATATATAAACCATTCCAACAGACTAATGTTGCCCCCTCATAGACCCCTCCTCATATATAAACCATTCCAACAGACTAATGTTGCCCCCTCATAGACCCCTCCTCATATATAAACCATTCCAACAGACCAATGTTGTCCCCTCATAGACCCCTCCTCATATATAAACCATTCCAACAGACCAATGTTGCCCCCTCATAGACCCCTccttatatatgtaaattattcCAACAGACCAATGTTGTCCCCTCATAGACCCCTCCTCATATATAAACCATTCCAACAGACTAATGTTGTCCCCTCATAGACCCCTCCTCATATATAAACCATTCCAACAGACCAATGTTGTCCCCTCATAGACCCCTCCTCATATATAAACCATTCCAACAGACTAATGTTGTCCCCTCATAGACCCCTCCTCATATATAAACCATGCCA
This genomic window contains:
- the LOC138317490 gene encoding sodium- and chloride-dependent glycine transporter 2-like, with protein sequence MSEKKAMEADRTENSSNSSNSSNGDENPERGNWSRKLDFMLSCLSYAVGLGNVWRFPYVCYRNGAGAFLIPFIIMLFVTGIPLVFMELSFGQYASSGVVSIWKASPIFQGVGWAMFIVSVYICIYYNMIIAYTLYYLFASFAAILPWSLCGDWSTSACSEGARFEMKKCAEQSRSWCDGACYNLSLLNDTFRDSLSCSNLTKGESLRSPSDEYFHVSVLGITPGVHAMGTIRWELVGCLAVAWVLVALCLAKGIKTSGKAVYFTAFFPYIVLLILLVRSLTLDGSVDGIVYYLTPQWDKLLSARVWGDAAVQIFFSLSPCWGGLITLASYNKFHNNTLYDAVIVSVLDSVTSVFAGMVIFSIIGYMAKELDQPIDQVASEGAGLAFVVYPEVVTKLPVSQLWSILFFAMLITLGLGTQIATVTTVHTTLLDQFPGMFRRGKRRILLLLGISVGCFLVGLPFCTEGGMYVLQLFDNYAATYSLLIVGLTECFAIAWVYGADRFLSDIEQMIGKRPHNIWKYSWAYIAPLALLFILIFTWADFKPTKYDLYIFPAWAEACGFLIGFSSVIFIPIVALIKVIRARSRLPNISLKQVVKSISCPTDDWGPALKENRSPREDINSATFESQIPLTRQVQEVTRC